The genomic segment GGCGTGCTCGTCTTCTGCGCCTCGGCAAGAAATTCCTTATCGACGATCGTCTTGTCGAAAGCGTCGCGCAGGGCCTGCACGAAGGGTTTCGGAACACCCGGCGGAAAGGCCAGCGCCCGGCCAATGGTGCCGCTGGACGTATAGATTTCCAGGAACGCTTTCTCGTTCGTGTCGCGGCCGAACTCGGTCACGGTCGGCACGTCGGGATAATCGGGAATGCGTTTTTCGGCGATGGCGAAGATTGGCACCAATTCGCCGCTCTTCAGCGCCGCCCCCTGAATGGTCTGCGCATTGGCCAACGTCACGGCCGCGCCGTCGACTTCGCCGCGCTGCATGGCGATGTGAATGTCCGCCGTGCCCTTGTAGCCGGCTATGACCTTGAATTTGGTCCCGCCGAAGCGGTTCAGCATCAGCGGCCCGAGCGCGAAGGCCGTGTCGCGGCCGGTGGAGCCCATGGTGATTTCGCGCTGGCGCACCTGGTCGAGCGAACGGATACCGGATTGGCGTGACACCAGTCCGATGGAATCAGCGTCGGCGAAGCGGCCGATATATT from the Beijerinckia sp. 28-YEA-48 genome contains:
- a CDS encoding tripartite tricarboxylate transporter substrate-binding protein is translated as MVVRGMAFAVALAALAPVTVAAQTLEAFYKGKDIKVLIGAGVGGTYGLYAQLAARHMRQYVPGQPVIILQAMPGAGGIVALNYSANAAPKDGSMMHLVHAEVLFETLMKPDSKFNARTFQYIGRFADADSIGLVSRQSGIRSLDQVRQREITMGSTGRDTAFALGPLMLNRFGGTKFKVIAGYKGTADIHIAMQRGEVDGAAVTLANAQTIQGAALKSGELVPIFAIAEKRIPDYPDVPTVTEFGRDTNEKAFLEIYTSSGTIGRALAFPPGVPKPFVQALRDAFDKTIVDKEFLAEAQKTSTPLAPMSGEKLAAYVDKLMATPPEQVAAARKINQELMEEP